The DNA segment GGTGTTGCTGACGGGTGTTATGTCGTTAATGCAACTCAACTTGCAAGAGTATCCCGATGTTGCGATGGACACCGCGGAAATCGAAACTAGCTATCCTGGCGCAACAGCTCAAGACATTGAACTCAACATCACCAACCCGATTGAGAAAGAGCTTCGTTCCGTGGATGGCATTGCCTACTTTTCGTCTGAATCCTCAGAAGGGCGTTCTTTTATTGAGGTCGAATATCTACCCGGTGAAGACGCTGCGGTGATCTTACGAGATATTCAGCAAGCCGTCGATCGAGTCGGTAACCTGCCGAAAGATATAGACTCGCCACCGGTTGTGACTCAGCAGAAAACCTCTTCTTTGGATGTGTACCATTTTGGCGTGAGTTTATCAGACAGCAACACTGATCCCGCTTCATTACAGCACTACGCGTATCAGCTAGAAAAGAGAATCAACAACCTTGGAGGCGTGGGTTCTATCAAGCTTTCTGGTTTTAACGAGCGTGAGTTTTGGGTTGAAGTTGATCCTGAAAAAGCACGCCGCTATCAAGTTGCGTTCAATGATGTCAGCACTGCAATAGAGCAACACAACCTGTCTCAATCGGGTGGCTTTGTAGAGTCATGGAGCCAAGAGCAGAAGATCGTCACGATGACCAAAGTGGCGTCGACCAGTGATGTTTCTGATATCGTAATTAAGGCGTTAGATTCAGGTCAGGTCGTGCGTGTGTCTGATGTAGCAACGGTGATTGATACCTTTGCGCGAGCAACCGAAGATCCCGTTCTGAGTGGGAAACCCGCGGTGATTTTCTCAATCACAAACAGTGGCAGTGCGGATGTCATTACCACCATCGACAGCATTAAGGCCTTGTTGGGCAAAGAAAGCGAACGCATTGGCGATCAATTTATTTTCCAGACCAGCCTCGACCTTGGCAAAGACATGGGTGAGAAATTCTCTATCGTGGCCACCAATGGTGCGATAGGTCTGGTGTTGGTTCTGCTGATCTTGAGCATGATTCTGCAACGACGCGTCGCCTTTTGGGTATCGGTTTCTATCCCGTTTTGTGTGTTCGGTGTGATGATTGTTTTGCCGATTATTGGGCTTAATTTAGACAGCATCACATTGGCTGCATTGTTGTTGGTGATCGGTATTATCGTTGATGATTCAGTGATCATTGCTGAGAGTATTTTCCAAGAGAAGGAAGCGGGTAAAAAAGGTGTTGATGCTGCGGTGTCGGGTACGTTAAAGGTGATCAAGCCATTGATGGCAAGCCTTGTGACAACGGCTTTGGTATTTATCCCAATGATGTTTATTCCGGGCACCATGGGCAAGGCGGTTGCGGTGATTCCAATTACCGTTATTGCTGCGCTCGTGTTCTCATTGATTGAATGTACCTTAACGCTGCCAGCGCATTTATCGTTGGCGAAAGAGAGCAACTCAAAGACACAAGAAAAGGATCGATTTGAATGGATAGCGAACCACTACCGTTCGCTGCTCAATCTCGCTCTGAACTACAAGAAGTCAGTGATTGTATTGGCGTTGGTTGGCTTCTCCGTTTCTGGCTATTTAGTGTCTTCGTTGAAAGTGGATATCTTCCCAACAGAAGCGGGTAAATACATTGAGATCTACACCGAAGTGAAGGCAGGCACGCCGCTAAGCAAGGTGCGAGAAGCCCATCAGTCGATAGAGAAAGCGATTGAATCCCTGCCGGAAACGGAACTGGTTAGCTACGAATTGGTTTACTCATCACCGGTATCGCAGGGCATCATCAACCTAACGAACTTTGACCAGCGCAGCCGTTCTGCAGAGCAGATTATCACGGGGCTTAATGAAGAGTTGAAAGTGGTGTCTGATGGCATGTTCATCAAGTTCTCGATTGATGCTGGTGGTCCTCCTCCCGGCGCCCCTGTTGAGGTACGTGTACTTGGCGGAACCGAAAGTGAACGTAATCAAACCGTGGATTTGGTGATGACTTGGCTAGAATATTACAAAGGCGTGACCAGCATTAATCACAGTGAGGCACTGAAAGATCCTCAGCTGAATATTGTTCCTCAGTATCACTGGTTGGCGAAATACAACTTAACGGTGAGTGACTTATCGAATGCGCTGCGAGTCGGCTTTGACGGTAATAGCGTGACCTCCACTTGGCTTGGCGATCAAGAAGTCGATATCCGTGTTGTTCTGGATGAGCAATTTCGCGATATCGAGAAATTGAAAACGACTAAAATCTACACGGCAGAAGGGCAACAACTACCGCTCAGCCGACTAGCAACGGTTGAACAGATAGAAATCCCTCGTCTGATTAAGCACTATAACGGAGAGCGTGAGGTGACGGTATCAGCGGCTTTATCTGACGAGAGTATTAGTTCAGTCGCATTAGCCGATGAGCTAATCACAGAGCTTACAGGTCAATATCCATCGAGCGTGACCATTAGCGTTGGTGGCGAAGCGGAAAGTACCAATGAGACCATGAGTGGCTTTATGGTGGTGTTCCCCGCGGCAATGGTGGCGATCTACTTTGTATTGGCGGTGATGTTCAACTCATTGTTGCAACCGCTGCTGATAATGGCGGTTATCCCGTTTGCGATTATGGCCTCATTAATGGCACTCGTGGTTCACATGCAGCCGATGTCTTTGTTTGGTTTGATTGGTGTTCTAGGCATGACAGGCGTGGTGGTCAACAACTCACTAGTGTTGATTAACCGAATCAACGAGCTAAGAATCGAAGGTTTAGATGCGATAGACGCAGTGATGCAAGCTGCGGTCAGTCGCCTTCGCCCGATTGTGATGACATCACTGACCACGGTTGCTGGCTTGCTTCCTCTGGCTTATGGATTAGGTGGAACAGACGTGTTTATGGGGCCAATGTCGCTAACACTGGGCTATGGTTTGTTGTTCTCTTTGCCCGTTGTGCTCTTGGTGATTCCTGCAATGTATACGTTGTTCTTTTCTCGAGCTAACAACAGTGAGTCATGACGCGCGGTTTTGTGACCCGTTGTGCAATAACTCATTTATCTTGAATTCGGTTCGATTAGGTATGCCATTTTATTTAAATGACAGGTTATAGTATCGCGAAAATTGGCGGCACTTACTCTTCTGAAAAGCGAAAAGCGACAAGCTGGAAACTTATAGATGAAGCCGCTAACAATATTACACGCACAACATTAAGGTTTAGCAATGACGCTTAAAAGCTTGGCATGCACCATCAGCGCAGTTCTGCTTGCAGGTTGTGGTTCAACGGTCGCGAT comes from the Vibrio splendidus genome and includes:
- a CDS encoding efflux RND transporter permease subunit, with protein sequence MNFLAYFANRQFLARIITVMVLLTGVMSLMQLNLQEYPDVAMDTAEIETSYPGATAQDIELNITNPIEKELRSVDGIAYFSSESSEGRSFIEVEYLPGEDAAVILRDIQQAVDRVGNLPKDIDSPPVVTQQKTSSLDVYHFGVSLSDSNTDPASLQHYAYQLEKRINNLGGVGSIKLSGFNEREFWVEVDPEKARRYQVAFNDVSTAIEQHNLSQSGGFVESWSQEQKIVTMTKVASTSDVSDIVIKALDSGQVVRVSDVATVIDTFARATEDPVLSGKPAVIFSITNSGSADVITTIDSIKALLGKESERIGDQFIFQTSLDLGKDMGEKFSIVATNGAIGLVLVLLILSMILQRRVAFWVSVSIPFCVFGVMIVLPIIGLNLDSITLAALLLVIGIIVDDSVIIAESIFQEKEAGKKGVDAAVSGTLKVIKPLMASLVTTALVFIPMMFIPGTMGKAVAVIPITVIAALVFSLIECTLTLPAHLSLAKESNSKTQEKDRFEWIANHYRSLLNLALNYKKSVIVLALVGFSVSGYLVSSLKVDIFPTEAGKYIEIYTEVKAGTPLSKVREAHQSIEKAIESLPETELVSYELVYSSPVSQGIINLTNFDQRSRSAEQIITGLNEELKVVSDGMFIKFSIDAGGPPPGAPVEVRVLGGTESERNQTVDLVMTWLEYYKGVTSINHSEALKDPQLNIVPQYHWLAKYNLTVSDLSNALRVGFDGNSVTSTWLGDQEVDIRVVLDEQFRDIEKLKTTKIYTAEGQQLPLSRLATVEQIEIPRLIKHYNGEREVTVSAALSDESISSVALADELITELTGQYPSSVTISVGGEAESTNETMSGFMVVFPAAMVAIYFVLAVMFNSLLQPLLIMAVIPFAIMASLMALVVHMQPMSLFGLIGVLGMTGVVVNNSLVLINRINELRIEGLDAIDAVMQAAVSRLRPIVMTSLTTVAGLLPLAYGLGGTDVFMGPMSLTLGYGLLFSLPVVLLVIPAMYTLFFSRANNSES